The following proteins come from a genomic window of Bacteroidota bacterium:
- the ruvX gene encoding Holliday junction resolvase RuvX: MGRILAIDYGRKRVGLAVTDEFQIIANALTTISVNELFAYLHDYFSKEKVDCIVIGEPKQMNYEPSESTKYIEPFIRKLKIEFPNIKIERHDERFTSKMAQQTILDAGLKKKDRQNKSLLDSVSATIILQSYMNSI, from the coding sequence ACGAATTTTAGCTATAGATTACGGTCGTAAAAGAGTTGGCCTGGCAGTAACTGATGAATTTCAAATAATTGCAAATGCACTCACAACCATTAGTGTAAACGAATTGTTTGCCTATCTGCACGACTATTTCAGCAAAGAAAAAGTTGATTGTATTGTAATTGGAGAACCTAAACAAATGAATTACGAACCTTCTGAATCCACAAAATACATTGAGCCTTTTATAAGAAAACTTAAAATTGAGTTCCCGAATATTAAGATCGAAAGGCATGATGAACGCTTTACATCAAAAATGGCACAACAAACCATTTTAGATGCCGGGCTCAAGAAAAAGGACCGTCAGAATAAAAGCTTGCTCGATAGTGTTAGTGCAACTATCATTTTACAATCTTACATGAACTCGATTTAA